The window ACTCTACATTGGCGGTGAAGACTACGCCGCTAAATACGTAATCTCCTTCGCTTATCGACTCCATACACAGCAAAAGAATGTCTCCACAAACCTCAAGGGACTTTACCTAAGTGGACCCTTATTCGCTCCAGAAATTCAGTTCAAGTCGGGACTAGACCTACTGTTTGCTGTAGGCGCGATATCCTACCGTGAACTTGTAAGCCACAGAGAGCTTGCCAACTCCTTTTTCGACAATAACAGACATGACAAAAAACACTTTAACAAAATCTTATTCAACAAACTAATGCACAGCTTTCGCCTTCGGAATCCTCCAGATAACTACGCGTCCAAATCATACAATAATTATAGCTCAATAGAAACTCTTATTAATAGGCGTTTGCGAGAATACTTAAATGTTGGAaataatacatttcatttttacaattacACCTTTTCAGAACTTTTACTGCAAGACTTTAAATTTTCATCCAAATATCAGTTGGCAGAACTTTTGAAGTTCTATAAAGTTCTTATGTTCTCCGGTGAGTTTGACGCGCTGTTTAGCCCTTCTATGGTGGACTTTGGTATTATGTCCACCCCGTGGGGGTCACAGCAAAGATTTAATGAATCGAAAAGAAGGGAATGGAAACAGAAACGCAGAGTAGTCGGTAATTATGTTCATGTTGACCGGCTGTGTAGAGTAGTTATTGCAGGCTCTGGACACTATACTTCATTAGATAGGCCCAGTTCTACAATGGACATGATGAATCAGTTTATACAGAAGGGATGCGTGGGCTCTTAGAGTAAGTAGTTACCATGAGACTTATTGTCTTCCTAGTCAACTAGTGACAGTGACAAAATGACATAACGCAAGACATTTTGAAAATGGCATTCATAAAATGTCAGCTGttcatatttattattatggGGGCGAGGtcgctgagtggttaagcgcttgttttccgaacctgggggtgcttagtttgaatctcggtgaagactggaatttcgaatttgcgatctatggggcagataatgtaaaggtcatccgcTTCTGTGGACCAACATTaaacaagagtgtcatgtgaccaacacaacgaccaaacgcctttacttttccccaactattgtcaggtacccattagagttgggtggactcagaagcgtcCTAAAggtctcaaaattaaaaatcaaatctttacaaggatttgaacccggttTAGAAGCCCAGAGAATTAACACTCAGCCCTGTATTGCAGAGATTTCAATCAGCCAGGCAAATAtctgtgagagagagaggtgataGTGTCTGTgcgtaagagagagagagagagagagagcgagagagagatgATATTGTCTCTgcgtaagagagagagagagagagagagagaggtgataTTGTCTGTgcgtaagagagagagagagagaggtgatagtgtctgtgcgtgtgtgtgtatgcatggGCGTGAGTGTTCTTGTATGAGTTGAAAACATCAAAGACATCTACACATATATTGTTgctatatagatatattatgtatatataattggcaatatgtcagaagaAAACAGATGTGTTATGGAGTAACTGTATTGAGGGTAAAAGGGGAATATTGCTAGCATGTTTTTGCATATCTCAACAGGCAGCATAGTATTTATATTACATTACAAATATCTAGTGTGTGCTAATGTCTACTTGATTTGTATTATGCTTCTTTAAATAAACTGAAATGCTTATTTACATGTGACTATATAGTTACATTAAAAACcagatattttacttttaactctttctctcctaatagacgataccatcgttgatttgacctcattaaattaaataaatgt of the Biomphalaria glabrata chromosome 11, xgBioGlab47.1, whole genome shotgun sequence genome contains:
- the LOC106072091 gene encoding probable serine carboxypeptidase CPVL, which translates into the protein MLHILWMLFSVMWCVSSSPPVFFSEFINRGKISEARNRGRVKGHYCHLPESFSGYIRVDNVAKKHVFFWFFPSQHNTSHSPLVIWLQGGPGRSSLEGLLWENGPLQIVVGKIGSITCKPREISWTDTMSMLYIDSPVGTGFSYVENKTAGYRLTRYDIARDLTTFLKQFYKLFPEYKSRELYIGGEDYAAKYVISFAYRLHTQQKNVSTNLKGLYLSGPLFAPEIQFKSGLDLLFAVGAISYRELVSHRELANSFFDNNRHDKKHFNKILFNKLMHSFRLRNPPDNYASKSYNNYSSIETLINRRLREYLNVGNNTFHFYNYTFSELLLQDFKFSSKYQLAELLKFYKVLMFSGEFDALFSPSMVDFGIMSTPWGSQQRFNESKRREWKQKRRVVGNYVHVDRLCRVVIAGSGHYTSLDRPSSTMDMMNQFIQKGCVGS